The Symmachiella macrocystis genome contains the following window.
TTGGAAAAGCTCGAAGGATCGGGCGGAAGCATTCTCGCCACGTTCGTCGCCGAGACGCGAGTAGATGTCGCCCAGATTGAGCAGAGCTCCAGCACGGTTCGAAGTCACTTCCGTTGCGTTTTCGAATCCTTGCGATACCGAATCGAGGTTCTCGATTGCTTTCGTCAGAATGCTGCGACGTTGTTCTCCTGCTTCTGGAACTTCGCGGAGTTGCGCGTTGATGTCAAAAATAATCGAGGTGATTGTATCGAGGGCTAGTTGGGTTTGTTGGGTGGCAACCTGCTTGTTCTTGATCGCGGATTCAGCGCGTCTTTCGGCCAGTATCGCAAAAAATGAAGAGATGCCGATTCCCAAAAACAATGACGTCACGACCGCTATCAAGAGACCCGCGACGACAGGATTGTTGCGACACCACCGCCACGCGCGAGCCGTTTGGCTGATCGGTCTTGCCAGAATCGGCTGGCCAGACAGGAAGCGTTTGAATTCCGCGGCCAATTCCTCGGCCGATTCGTATCGGTGGCTTGACTCTTTTTCCAGACACTTCAAACAGATCGTTTCAACATCCCGGTTGATGGACGGGTCTAGCGTCCGTGGTGGAATTGGTTCTTGCTCTAAAACCTGACTTAACGTAACGGCCACAGATGCTGCTTGAAACGGAGGCCGTCCCGTCAGCAGGTGATAGAGGACCGCGCCCAGTGAATAAACATCGGCAGCCGGTCCCACGGACGCCATGTTACCGACCGCTTGCTCGGGAGGCATGTAACTGGGGGTCCCCAGGATTTGACCAGTTGCAGTCAATCCGCTGTCTTCTTCTACCCGCTTCGCCAATCCGAAATCGGTGACTTTAGGTACGCCGGTTTGATTCAACAAAATATTCGCAGGTTTTAGATCGCGATGGATGATTCCTTGGGAGTGGGCATAGGCGACCGCTTCAGTAACCGTACACATTAAAACGGCAGCTTCTTCTGAGGTGAATACACCACGCCTGATACGGATGGCCAGACTTTCACCTTCGATAAATCCCATCGAATAAAAATGTTGCCCCTCGTGCTCGCCGACCTCAAAAATCGGCACGATATGGGGGTGGGTTAACAGGGCGGCGGCACGAGCTTCAGTATAAAACCGCGCGATCTCTTCCGGTGCGGCCATTTCGCCCGCAAGAATCATTTTCAGGGCGACGATCCTATCCAATCCCTGTTCGCGAGCTTGAAAGACGACGCCCATTCCACCGCGCGCGATCTCTTTGAGCAGTACATAATTATTAAAGACCTTAGGTCCGGTATTCACAGTATTGCTGGCGTCGGCTGCAGCTATTGAAAGCGTCGATTTGGCAGCTATGCCGTTGGGATCGGTGGCGACCGTATCCAGATGACGGTCAAAGGCCTCCTTGACGATTTCGGCATAATCCGAAAACCGTTCCAGATAAGACTCTGGCTGAGGAACGTCACTAAACTTTGATCGGTACTCGAATTCCAACTCCAGTAGCCTGAGCAAGACCAAATGCGTATCCTCGGGCCCCACCTGACTCAAAAAGTCTTCGATACGACGATTCTCACCTCTTCGCAAACTCTCCTCAAATTCCCGGCAGAATTGTTCGATGCGTTGTGCTCTGGTCAAGTCTATGTTCTCGTTTGGTTCCGCCATGATCACAATTCCCGATGATATTGCTAACGATAAATCTCAAGAGCAGCGAATGCGATGTGATCGTTTGCGTGGTGCAAAGCTGGCAGCGGAAACGAAAGTGACGCACGGTTTCCCTCAAGTGACCTTCGAAAGTTGTGCGTTAAAAGGAGTTTCGTCTCAACAAGTTCTAGAAGAATTGTCCGCGAAAATCATGGTAGCGAGCCAAATTTGTGATTTCAATTTGGCAGGTATTCAAATCAAGCGTGCACGGCAATAATCTGCTGCACGGTGTGCCGGTTCTGCTTCATGATTGAGAATCCTTTCCAGGCTTCAGCTAACTGGAATTCTTTCGCATCAAATGGCGCAACTCAAGTGGGGAAGTTCACTCGGAGCCAGATTAGTGCAGTAACCACCTCCGGACGGTAATTCCTACCCCAATCCCATCTATAAAACGTCGCACGGGCTGTTAACCCATTGCGAAATAGTTCGAAGAGGGTTGGTTACGTTTCGAGCCACCGTGACGGACTCGAGCTTTCATAAACCCTTGCTTCAACTGGGCTTAAAAAACAGGTCCAAAGAGCATGGTGACGAAGAGGGTTTGGCACGGGGAGGGGGAACATCCAGCGCTGTTTGGGAGGCATAGTCGTCGATTACGAAACGCGCAATTCTGCCGGTGGTTGACGGTCGCGGCCACAACGGTCGATCCGTGTCGCGCACGGCCTCCGTCCCATGTCTTTCGCTGGGGCTCGACCGGATCTTACCACGGCCAGGGGGTGATGCAGGGCCCCTGCGACGTGAAAGGGTATGATCGGGTTTCTGGAGTTGGCTCGACGAGTAACCGTTCACGCCCCGATATTGGCCTATCCTCAATCGGCGGAATTAGCGACACGTCGCGGTATGACGCAGCATAAGGATGAACCGTCATTTTCTACTGAACTGATAGCCGGGCTGGACCCCGATGCGCGACGCCCCATTGGCGCCCTTGTCGAGTATCATGAGCATGGATATCGCTCGACAGGACATTCAGTATTCCAAGTTCGGCACTTTCAACTTAGCGGCCACCGCGCCATCTTGACCGGACAGCTCAGCGCCGATTCCGCTACAAATTGCTAAAACTCAAAAAACGATATGCCCTGTATCGCTCGATTAATTGGTTTTATAGCGTGTACAAAATCGGTAACATGTAATTTCGCTCTTGGGTGTTTACAGTGAAATTCGGTGAGTGGATGCCAGGCAATCCTGCACATTGGGTCAACCGTCGTTGCTCATTCTTGACTGGTCGTCAACTCAAACTTCACATGGTCGATTTTTCCGGTGAACGCGAAACTGCCTTTCGATTTGTACCCTGGGTCAACTGGTGTCATTGAGTCACGACCGACCTCGAATGGCTCTAGGCTGTGACGGAAGAGTGTCCGCTTCAGTTTCCCTTCGCCAGCAGGTTCGTCATTAACGAACAGTTTGAGCGTGCCGCCGCCTTCCTTCGAACCATCCGGACTGAACTCAGTCCTTAGTGTTACATTGCCGACAGGAATCTCGACTGTGCCCGCAACGCTCGTGTTTCCAATGCCCAGACACTGGTAGCGGAATTGTAGTTTCTTGTCTTGAATGTAAAGCGACCAGCCCGCCAACGAAGCACCCGCACAAGTAATCACACCGTGCGCGCCACCTTCTGGAATCTCAACATTTGCCGTGATCGCGTGCGGACGAGGGAACAGCTGTGGGCCAATGGGTTCGGGTAGCCAAACGGTGTTTCCAAAATAGGTCCAAGATGTGGGTGGCTTGCCGGACATGCGTAACTGAGGATTCATTCGTTCTGCGAATCGCGGATCAAGCGGCAATACGTCGTATTTCACCGCCTCTTTCAGGAATAGAGCTTTGAGTTCCTCGAGTTTGCCAGAATTCTTAAAGGCAAGGTCGTTTGACTGGCTGTAGTCCTGGTCAATGTTATAGAGTTCCCAGGTAGCATTCTCGAGTTCATCGAGTGATCGGTTGCCGGTTTCCCACGGGATTCCACAGCGAGCGCTGGCAAACCAGCCGTCGTTATAGATTCCTCGGCTCCCCAAGATTTCAAAATACTGGGTTGTTCGTCGGCCGGGCGCATTCGCATTATCGAACGAATAAGCCATCGACACGCCAGCGATTGGCTTTTGCTCGATTCCATTGACCTGTTTGGGCGCCGGTATATTGCATGATTCAAGGATGGTCGGAGCAACGTCGATTACGTGGTGAAACTGTTGCCGGATTTCGCCGTTCCCTTTGACTCTCGCAGGCCAGTGGACAAG
Protein-coding sequences here:
- a CDS encoding serine/threonine-protein kinase; this encodes MAEPNENIDLTRAQRIEQFCREFEESLRRGENRRIEDFLSQVGPEDTHLVLLRLLELEFEYRSKFSDVPQPESYLERFSDYAEIVKEAFDRHLDTVATDPNGIAAKSTLSIAAADASNTVNTGPKVFNNYVLLKEIARGGMGVVFQAREQGLDRIVALKMILAGEMAAPEEIARFYTEARAAALLTHPHIVPIFEVGEHEGQHFYSMGFIEGESLAIRIRRGVFTSEEAAVLMCTVTEAVAYAHSQGIIHRDLKPANILLNQTGVPKVTDFGLAKRVEEDSGLTATGQILGTPSYMPPEQAVGNMASVGPAADVYSLGAVLYHLLTGRPPFQAASVAVTLSQVLEQEPIPPRTLDPSINRDVETICLKCLEKESSHRYESAEELAAEFKRFLSGQPILARPISQTARAWRWCRNNPVVAGLLIAVVTSLFLGIGISSFFAILAERRAESAIKNKQVATQQTQLALDTITSIIFDINAQLREVPEAGEQRRSILTKAIENLDSVSQGFENATEVTSNRAGALLNLGDIYSRLGDERGENASARSFELFQQSVNQFRQIVDVDGGRDPESLWMYSIALQRVASDLVDTGRLIEAEPYLERCAELREELATAHPQESRYTTGVIHILYEWGDFWKTRNVANKAVDAHSDGLKRAEKLVKKHPDDREINSLFVVGLDSLGQDYYVRKKFDESSTYLQQAGETYQQLMKKYPRFKEFPFHLSINREYLGNLYYDQGNLPAAEKAFQESLFFINCAIEIDSLDTKIQKSAAYSYDNLCQLYKKQNRQDDLIQSMQARIAIRRKQAVLDLADSELFKLTLKNYRELGTLYETRKEFDKAITLYGDGKSFLESIEISLPQVHNQIRFFKSRIEHCQKRLADESA